CGGCATATTTCCCCCAACGTGGTGCGAACAGAATACTGGCTACACCGACCAGGGAGAAGACGATTCCCGATACGAGCGAGGCATCCTTGGCGTTATGACCCAGATCGACGATATATAAGGACAGCACCGGCTCGATCGTCATCACTGAGAATTGCGTGAGCAATGTCAAGATCAGAACAATGATCAGTGGACGGTTGTTTGCCGCCAGCTTGAAAGTATTTACAATCGATCCGGAGTCTTTGCTCGGAACGAACGAATCTTCTTTGACCATGAGAATGATAAGAATCGTAGCGAGGAAGCAAAGGACACCGGCGCTGCCAAAGGCGATGCGGTTATCGAAAATCTTGGAGAGAATGCCGCCAAGCATCGGTCCCATAATATTGCCGGTTGCGGTTGCCGTAGACATCATGGAGAGGGCGTAGCCGACTTTTTTCTCAGGAGTGTTCGTTCCTACCAGGGCAATCGCCCCGGGGATAAATCCCGATAGAAGGCCTTGCAAGATCCGTAGACCGAGCAATTGGTACTCATTCGTAACGAAGGCAGTAAGTATATAGATGACACATAGGACGAAGCCAGCACGAATAATCATCGGCTTGCGGCCATATTTGTCGCCAACGGCTCCCCAAAATGGGGATGAGATGGCTCCGGCCAGAAACGCGCTGCTGAACAGTACACCTGACCATAACTCGATATGTTTGCTAACTCCTAGATCAATCAAAAAGAGTGGCAAGAACGGAATGACCATGGAGAAGCTGGATGATACAATAAAAGAACCGACCCATAATACCCATAAGTTTTTCTTCCAAGTTTCCACTGTTCATCACTCCTGTTGACGATTTGCTCAATAGAGTGACCAATGGTGGTTTTATTCTATTGAGATCCGTATAGATTTCTCAGTCAGCTTCTATGATACTGCAATTAGAACGAATAATCATTAGGACTAGATGATTTCCCTACTATATGTCAATAACGCATTTGAAGTGGAACTGGAGTTTAGAGACTATGAGGCTCGTTAGCTCCTCATATCAATTACAGAAGAAGTGCCTGGGAGACTCTAACCCAGGCACTTCTTCTTGTTCATTATGAGTGCGTGTTCAAAAAGGCCGATTTTCAGCACCGAAGCTTATGCTTCCGATGTGCGTTACGACCTCGGAAGCATTTGCTTGTTGTTTGTACGTGAGCACCGGAAGGCCCGCTGAATTTTCTTATCAAAGCGGACTTTTTGAATAACCTCTATGAGTGTACTCTCATGTATTCTAGATTACGGTCGACCAATTGCACTCTTTGCTGAACGCAATCGTAGGAGCGAAGCGGATCCACGGGGGTATTCATGCAGTAATCGAGCAGTTGATCTACTGTCGTTGTTGCTACATGAATCCGGGTATCAGAGGAAGCGTAGTAAATGTACACTTCTCCGTTCTCTCTGGCGATGACGCCGTTGCAGAATACGACATTGGAGACGTCGCCAACTCGTTCCTCACCTTGCGGGGCGATAAAGTGCCCGCCTGGGCGATAAGTGACTTTGTAAGGCTCCTGCAGATCCGTGAGGAACGCATAGAGAACATATCTTAGCCCGGCTGCGGTGCCACGGACGCCATGCGCGATATGTAGCCAGCCTTTGTCCGTCTTGATCGGGGCGGGGCCTTGGCCGTTCTTGACCTCTTTGATCGTATGGTAGCAGCGCTCATCGATGATCAATTCCTCGTCGATGCTGGCGTGTTCGATAGATTCGGACAACCCCCAGCCGATGCCCCCACCAGATCCAGCGCTGATGAAGCCGTCTTGTGGCCGGGTATAGAAGGCGTATTTACCATCGATGAACTCTGGATGTAGTACAACATTTCTCTGTTGCGGAGATTTGGATTTCAGATCGGCCTGCCGCTCCCAGGAGATCAGATCCTTGGTCCGGGCGATTCCGCATTGCGCAACCGCACTGGAGAGATCTCCGGCAGGAGCGTCAGGATCTTTGCGCTCGGTACAGAACAGGCCATAAATCCAGCCATCCTCATGTTGAACTAGACGCATATCATAGACGTTCGTATCAGGATCTTCGGTCTCCGGCATAACGACCGGATGATCCCAGAATCGGAAGTTGTCGATTCCGTTGTCGCTCTCGGCAACGGCGAAGAAAGATTTGCGATCATAGCCTTCCACGCGCGCTACGAGGTAATACTTATCATTTATATAGATGGCTCCGGGGTTAAGAACCGCGTTAATCCCGAGTCTCTCGGCGAAGAATGGATTGGTGGCCGGATTGAAATCGTATTTCCAGATAAGTGGAGTATGCTCTGCCGTTAATACCGGGTATTTATAGCGGTCATAGACTCCATTTCCGTAAGGGATTTTCTCATTAGGGCGGGTGATCAGATGTTCATAGCGTTCTGTTACGGCTTGCTTCCGATCTTCGAATAGACTCATATTTATTCCCTCCAGGGCTGATGTGATTGAAAATTCAGTTGAACTTATGAGATGTATGTGCAGAGTTAATTTAGTACTTGATGCTTCAGTCGCTCTAATATTTCCAGACATGCCCTGCTGTTATGGTAGGGGCATTTCCACGCGCTGACCTTAGGTCCACGGGGGAGAGGAGATCCATCTGAGCTAACTCCCCAATACCACTCCCCATAAGTGTGATCAATAAGGTATTTCTGAATGAAATCCCAGGAACGCAGCGCAGCTTGCTCGAATCTCTGCTCTCCGCTTAATTGATAGGCGTTGAAGAATCCAACCATCGCTTCAGCCTGCGGCCACCAATCCTTGTTCGTGTCAATTAGTCCGTTCGGACTCGACTCGTTCCAGATCCCTCCGTCATCGTCCACGCCTGCCTCTAGCACGGCAGCGGCCATGGCGACAGCGGTCTGCTTGATCCCTTTTAACAATTCGTGATCTCCCAGCACTTCCGCTGCCTCAACAAGCAGCCAGCTGCCCTCGATATCGTGGCCGAAGGAGATATGATCGCCCTTAACGTTCCAGCTCTCATCGAAGAAAAGATTGAAGCGCTCCTGATGTGAATCAATAATATGATGCTTTGTGACCTGTATAAGTTCGGTCAAGCTTGCGGTTAGCTCAGGCGATGGCCATGTTCTATATAGATTGGTGTAGGCCTCCAGGATGTGAAGATGGGTATTCATCGACTTCTTCTCATTCAGATCTTTGTGGCTAAGACACAGGTTATCTGTCTCTTTCCAATCACGGGACAGAGCTTCGACATAGCCCTTGTATACGCTGTCATAACTGTGCTTCTCCAAGAGATGATAGGTGGCAATAGATAAGTCCAGAACGGATTGATGCTTCGTTGCCAAATAGTATTCGGACAAGGCGTATATGGC
The window above is part of the Paenibacillus lutimineralis genome. Proteins encoded here:
- a CDS encoding MFS transporter, which translates into the protein METWKKNLWVLWVGSFIVSSSFSMVIPFLPLFLIDLGVSKHIELWSGVLFSSAFLAGAISSPFWGAVGDKYGRKPMIIRAGFVLCVIYILTAFVTNEYQLLGLRILQGLLSGFIPGAIALVGTNTPEKKVGYALSMMSTATATGNIMGPMLGGILSKIFDNRIAFGSAGVLCFLATILIILMVKEDSFVPSKDSGSIVNTFKLAANNRPLIIVLILTLLTQFSVMTIEPVLSLYIVDLGHNAKDASLVSGIVFSLVGVASILFAPRWGKYADKVGFHKILLIGLFAGGIGTLLQLPFHNIYWFSSIRFLYGCFFCAVFPALNGLVVRTTKPDFRGRAFSLNQTANQVGGMLGPLVGGAISGIWSIHSVFWITGILLIGTMGLGYWSQRFGKQGQPSSPN
- a CDS encoding glycosidase, with the protein product MSLFEDRKQAVTERYEHLITRPNEKIPYGNGVYDRYKYPVLTAEHTPLIWKYDFNPATNPFFAERLGINAVLNPGAIYINDKYYLVARVEGYDRKSFFAVAESDNGIDNFRFWDHPVVMPETEDPDTNVYDMRLVQHEDGWIYGLFCTERKDPDAPAGDLSSAVAQCGIARTKDLISWERQADLKSKSPQQRNVVLHPEFIDGKYAFYTRPQDGFISAGSGGGIGWGLSESIEHASIDEELIIDERCYHTIKEVKNGQGPAPIKTDKGWLHIAHGVRGTAAGLRYVLYAFLTDLQEPYKVTYRPGGHFIAPQGEERVGDVSNVVFCNGVIARENGEVYIYYASSDTRIHVATTTVDQLLDYCMNTPVDPLRSYDCVQQRVQLVDRNLEYMRVHS
- a CDS encoding AGE family epimerase/isomerase, producing MISFEQWSKELQQELQNNILKFWSEHSIDHVNGGFYGAIEQPMKLIPEADKGLVLNTRILWTFAAAYRTLQVPHYLEIANRAYQYLIEYFLDPDYGGFFWMVDYQGRPSNDKKQIYGQAFAIYALSEYYLATKHQSVLDLSIATYHLLEKHSYDSVYKGYVEALSRDWKETDNLCLSHKDLNEKKSMNTHLHILEAYTNLYRTWPSPELTASLTELIQVTKHHIIDSHQERFNLFFDESWNVKGDHISFGHDIEGSWLLVEAAEVLGDHELLKGIKQTAVAMAAAVLEAGVDDDGGIWNESSPNGLIDTNKDWWPQAEAMVGFFNAYQLSGEQRFEQAALRSWDFIQKYLIDHTYGEWYWGVSSDGSPLPRGPKVSAWKCPYHNSRACLEILERLKHQVLN